The following are encoded together in the Humulus lupulus chromosome 5, drHumLupu1.1, whole genome shotgun sequence genome:
- the LOC133780556 gene encoding ubiquitin receptor RAD23d-like, with amino-acid sequence MGANAGAGNLDFLRNSQQLQALRAMVQANPQIQQPMLQELGKQNPHLVHLIQEPQADFLRLINEPVEGGEGNVLSLMASAMPQAMTVTPEERVAIERVCF; translated from the exons ATGGGTGCAAATGCTGGTGCTGGCAATTTGGATTTTCTTCGAAACAGTCAACAG TTACAAGCATTGCGAGCTATGGTGCAAGCAAACCCTCAAATTCAGCAG CCAATGCTTCAAGAGCTAGGGAAACAAAATCCACATCTTGTGCATCTCATACAAGAGCCTCAGGCTGACTTTTTGCGCCTGATAAATGAACCTGTCGAGGGAGGAGAAGG GAACGTTCTGAGCCTGATGGCTTCAGCCATGCCACAGGCTATGACTGTAACTCCTGAGGAGCGGGTAGCCATTGAACGTGTATGTTTCTAA